The Mammaliicoccus sciuri genome window below encodes:
- a CDS encoding 5-oxoprolinase subunit C family protein, whose amino-acid sequence MSLIIREAGLYSSIQDLGRQKQQHIGIVKNGSIDQLNHRLANMLVGNEEGEALIEMTIKLPSIQFTEPTLIAFTGANFPAYVDGKKIAPYKIHLMDKGEVLKFGEAAKGTRGYLAIAGGIVAEEWLGSKSTSIRLEMGGFHGRTLQAGDEIEMCRNYTPLQKKLFENLEDSKTASWGVDQYTLALNYLTDIFHVISGEGMTHFNEAEIKHLESQVYKVSNRFNRTGLTLEGNSVINRRIVDQSFLSVKKGTVLLNEGNQPVVMLNDHQSLSSYPQIGTIASYHIDKLAQKKQGSKLIFKKLTIQEAERNMRKHAQFVKQIKTGIRFKLNEELNK is encoded by the coding sequence ATGTCATTAATTATTCGAGAAGCTGGACTATACTCTTCGATTCAAGATTTAGGAAGGCAAAAACAACAACATATTGGCATTGTTAAAAATGGTTCAATCGACCAATTAAACCATAGACTCGCTAATATGCTTGTAGGTAATGAAGAAGGCGAAGCTTTAATTGAAATGACGATTAAGTTACCGTCTATCCAATTTACAGAACCGACTTTAATCGCATTTACGGGAGCTAACTTCCCAGCATATGTAGATGGTAAGAAAATAGCACCATATAAAATTCATTTAATGGACAAAGGTGAAGTATTAAAATTCGGTGAAGCTGCAAAAGGTACGAGAGGTTATTTAGCAATTGCAGGTGGTATTGTTGCTGAAGAATGGTTAGGTTCAAAATCTACGAGTATCCGTTTAGAAATGGGTGGCTTCCACGGTCGTACTTTACAAGCAGGCGACGAAATTGAAATGTGCCGTAATTACACACCTTTACAAAAAAAGCTATTTGAAAACCTAGAAGATAGCAAAACAGCTTCATGGGGTGTTGACCAATATACATTAGCGTTAAATTATTTAACAGATATATTCCATGTTATATCGGGAGAAGGTATGACGCACTTTAATGAAGCGGAAATCAAACATCTTGAGAGTCAAGTTTATAAAGTATCTAATCGCTTTAATCGAACAGGATTAACATTAGAAGGGAACTCCGTTATTAATCGTAGAATTGTCGATCAGTCATTTTTAAGTGTTAAAAAAGGAACAGTTCTATTAAATGAAGGGAATCAACCGGTCGTAATGTTGAATGATCATCAATCATTATCGAGCTATCCTCAAATTGGAACAATTGCATCTTATCATATCGATAAATTAGCACAAAAAAAGCAAGGTTCAAAACTCATCTTTAAGAAATTAACAATACAAGAAGCGGAACGCAATATGAGAAAACATGCTCAATTCGTTAAGCAAATAAAAACCGGCATTAGATTTAAATTAAATGAAGAATTAAATAAATAA
- the ltaS gene encoding polyglycerol-phosphate lipoteichoic acid synthase LtaS — translation MKTKNRKIGVFTFFLLTILAISLKTYFAYYVDLSLGVKGLVQNFILLMNPYSLIALILSVFLFFKGRKSFWFIFIAGFVLTFLLYANVVYFRFFSDFLTFSTLNQVSNVESMSGAVYSSFSWYDFIYFTDTIIFLFVLIFKRNNLSVKAFPKKFVPVVMGVAVALFFLNLAFAESDRPELLTRTFDHKYLVKYLGPYNFTVYDGVKTIQNNSQKALASEDDLTQVKNYTKQKYQEPNKETFGIAKGKNVIKIHLESFQSFLINFKVNGEEVTPYLNSLAKGDKGYKYYPNFFHQTGQGKTADSELTMDNSIFGLPQGSAFSLKGDNTYQSLPAILSQQGGYETSVMHGDYKTFWNRDQVYKHFGVDKFYDATYYDMQQKNLENLGLKDEVFFDESIAHLKEQKQPFYSHLITLTNHYPFTLSEEDATIEKPDTGSATLDGYIQTARYLDESLEKFMTELKKEGLYDDSVIIIYGDHYGISENHNKAMANLLGEDEITPAKFMDLNRTPFFMKVPGLKGGVDETYGGQTDVMPTLLDVLGIKSNNYIMFGTDLLAKGHDQTVVFRNGDFITPEYKSIGSTVYDNKTNKPMKTKPKDLEEKKNNVEKELELSDRLLHGDLFRFYDNPDFKKVKPSNYEYKSGNGYQEK, via the coding sequence ATGAAAACTAAAAATAGGAAGATAGGCGTCTTTACTTTCTTCTTGCTAACGATTTTAGCAATTTCACTAAAGACTTATTTTGCCTATTATGTAGATTTGTCACTCGGGGTTAAGGGACTCGTACAGAATTTCATTTTATTAATGAACCCATACAGCTTGATTGCGTTAATATTGAGCGTATTCTTATTCTTTAAGGGAAGAAAGTCGTTCTGGTTTATTTTTATCGCTGGATTTGTATTAACGTTCTTACTATATGCGAACGTCGTGTACTTTAGATTCTTTTCAGATTTCTTAACATTTAGTACTTTGAATCAAGTAAGTAACGTAGAATCAATGTCTGGTGCAGTATATAGTTCATTCTCTTGGTACGATTTTATCTATTTCACAGATACGATTATTTTCTTATTTGTGTTGATCTTTAAGAGAAATAATTTATCAGTTAAAGCATTTCCTAAGAAATTTGTCCCAGTTGTTATGGGTGTAGCTGTCGCACTATTTTTCTTAAACTTAGCGTTTGCTGAGTCAGATAGACCAGAATTATTAACACGTACATTTGACCATAAATATTTAGTTAAATATTTAGGACCTTATAACTTTACGGTTTACGACGGGGTTAAAACGATTCAAAATAATTCACAAAAAGCATTAGCTAGTGAAGATGATTTAACACAAGTTAAAAATTATACAAAACAGAAGTATCAAGAACCTAATAAAGAAACATTCGGTATTGCTAAAGGCAAGAACGTTATTAAAATTCACTTAGAAAGTTTCCAATCTTTCTTAATTAACTTCAAAGTTAATGGTGAAGAAGTAACCCCTTATTTAAACTCTTTAGCTAAAGGTGATAAAGGTTACAAATACTATCCAAACTTCTTCCATCAAACAGGACAAGGTAAAACAGCCGATTCAGAATTAACGATGGATAATAGTATTTTCGGTTTACCACAAGGTTCAGCATTCTCATTAAAAGGTGACAACACTTATCAATCACTACCAGCAATTTTAAGTCAACAAGGCGGCTATGAAACATCAGTTATGCATGGTGATTACAAAACATTCTGGAACAGAGATCAAGTGTACAAGCATTTTGGTGTAGATAAGTTCTATGATGCAACTTATTATGATATGCAACAAAAAAATCTTGAAAACTTAGGCTTAAAAGATGAAGTATTCTTTGATGAATCTATTGCACATCTAAAAGAACAAAAACAACCATTCTATTCTCATTTAATTACGTTGACTAACCATTACCCATTCACATTGAGTGAAGAAGACGCAACGATAGAGAAACCAGATACAGGTAGTGCAACATTAGATGGATACATTCAAACAGCTCGTTATTTAGATGAATCATTAGAAAAATTCATGACAGAACTTAAAAAAGAAGGTTTATATGATGATTCAGTAATCATCATTTACGGAGACCACTATGGTATTTCTGAGAACCATAATAAAGCAATGGCTAATTTACTTGGTGAAGATGAAATCACACCAGCTAAATTCATGGACTTAAACAGAACACCATTCTTTATGAAAGTACCAGGTCTTAAAGGTGGCGTCGATGAAACATACGGTGGCCAAACAGATGTAATGCCTACACTATTAGACGTATTAGGTATTAAATCAAACAACTACATTATGTTTGGTACAGACTTATTAGCTAAAGGACACGATCAAACAGTTGTATTTAGAAATGGTGACTTTATAACGCCAGAATATAAATCAATCGGTAGCACAGTGTACGACAATAAGACTAATAAACCTATGAAGACGAAACCTAAAGATTTAGAAGAGAAGAAAAATAACGTCGAAAAAGAACTCGAATTATCAGACCGGTTATTACATGGAGACTTATTCAGATTCTATGATAACCCTGACTTCAAGAAAGTTAAGCCATCAAACTATGAATACAAATCCGGTAACGGCTATCAAGAAAAATAA
- a CDS encoding transposase, whose amino-acid sequence MRKKYEFKFKLKLVKEYLEGHQSYRTIALKYGISSWSVLRIWVNQYKEFGEEGLEIKSRNTVYTSEFKLSVLKFRQENMLSYQDTANHFRIINPIIIANWQHQFDEKCRLDIDNKQKGRSHTMTKKRSESDNKNLPLNENEREELERLRNENETLKAGIAYQKKLQALTDIYGSKNQK is encoded by the coding sequence ATGAGGAAAAAATATGAATTTAAATTCAAACTAAAACTTGTAAAAGAATATTTAGAAGGACATCAAAGTTATAGAACAATTGCTTTAAAATATGGTATTTCAAGTTGGTCTGTCCTTCGGATTTGGGTCAATCAATATAAAGAGTTTGGAGAAGAAGGTTTAGAAATAAAAAGTAGAAATACTGTTTATACTAGCGAATTTAAATTATCTGTTTTAAAATTTAGACAAGAAAATATGTTGTCTTATCAAGATACTGCGAATCACTTTAGAATTATTAATCCTATTATCATTGCCAATTGGCAACATCAATTTGATGAAAAGTGTCGTCTTGATATAGATAATAAACAAAAGGGACGATCTCACACTATGACTAAAAAACGATCTGAATCAGATAATAAAAATTTACCTTTAAATGAAAATGAACGTGAAGAACTTGAAAGACTTAGAAATGAAAATGAGACGTTAAAGGCAGGTATAGCTTATCAAAAAAAGTTACAAGCCTTGACCGACATTTACGGAAGCAAAAATCAGAAATAG
- a CDS encoding IS3 family transposase codes for MKELNETYNIRLSILFKVAQIAKSVYYYWINKFSKADKDETLIQVIKEICEESNHTYGYRRVTQALRNRGLIVNHKKVLRIMKEHNLTCTKFTHRGRKYRSFKGKVGKVAQNILNRRFKTSLPFQKVVTDITEFKLMNGQKLYLSPFMDLYSSEIISFKISSRPTLDIVINPLKEMIKRRPNLDHRLTIHSDQGWHYQHSQYTRLLKDHKIFQSMSRKGNCLDNSVMENFFGLLKQEMYYGQEFKDFQDLEQAIHRYIDFYNNERIKSKLKGLSPKNYRRQTFEIIY; via the coding sequence ATTAAGGAACTAAATGAAACATATAATATACGATTAAGTATCTTATTTAAAGTCGCTCAAATAGCTAAATCTGTATACTATTATTGGATAAATAAATTTAGTAAAGCTGATAAAGATGAAACATTGATTCAAGTAATAAAAGAAATATGTGAAGAATCAAACCATACCTATGGTTATCGTCGTGTTACACAAGCACTAAGAAATAGAGGTCTTATCGTAAATCATAAAAAAGTACTAAGAATTATGAAAGAACATAATCTAACTTGTACAAAGTTCACACATAGAGGTCGTAAGTATCGTTCCTTTAAAGGTAAAGTTGGTAAAGTAGCTCAAAATATATTAAATCGTAGATTTAAAACAAGTCTCCCATTTCAAAAAGTCGTAACAGATATTACAGAGTTCAAATTAATGAATGGTCAGAAATTATATTTATCACCTTTTATGGACTTATATAGTTCAGAGATTATCAGCTTTAAAATCTCAAGTCGTCCTACATTAGATATAGTCATCAATCCATTAAAAGAAATGATAAAGCGTCGTCCAAACCTAGATCATCGTTTAACGATTCATTCAGATCAAGGCTGGCATTATCAACATTCACAATACACTAGATTATTAAAAGACCATAAAATATTTCAGAGTATGTCTAGAAAAGGTAATTGTCTAGATAATTCAGTTATGGAAAACTTTTTTGGGTTACTTAAACAAGAAATGTATTATGGCCAAGAATTTAAAGATTTTCAGGACCTTGAACAAGCTATTCATCGATATATCGATTTTTATAATAACGAAAGAATCAAATCAAAATTAAAAGGCTTATCTCCCAAAAATTACAGGAGACAAACCTTTGAAATAATATACTAA
- a CDS encoding ZIP family metal transporter, whose amino-acid sequence MQQIFTELPPYLQALFAGIITWLLTAFGASFVYLFKNIDTKVINTMQGFAAGVMIAASFWSLLQPSIEQSSHLAMPWLPAAIGFLLGGLFIRLLDFVIPHAHQNAVDKSQKVEGPDTKLGKNTLLFLAITLHNIPEGMAIGVAFGGVATGNEGATLLGALGLAIGIGIQNIPEGAALSMPIRASGLSRWKSFNYGQASALVEPVFAMLGALLVVIATPVLPYALAFAAGAMIFVVVEELIPESQSGNNTDLATLGLMGGFTIMMILDVALG is encoded by the coding sequence ATGCAACAGATTTTTACAGAACTTCCACCATACTTGCAAGCATTATTCGCAGGTATCATCACATGGCTGCTAACAGCATTCGGTGCATCGTTCGTTTACTTGTTCAAAAATATAGACACAAAAGTTATCAATACAATGCAAGGATTCGCTGCAGGCGTCATGATTGCAGCTAGTTTTTGGTCTTTATTACAACCTTCTATAGAACAAAGTTCACATTTAGCAATGCCTTGGTTACCAGCAGCAATCGGCTTTCTTCTAGGTGGATTATTTATCAGACTTTTAGACTTTGTCATACCACATGCACACCAAAACGCAGTTGATAAAAGTCAAAAAGTAGAAGGGCCAGATACTAAATTAGGCAAAAACACTTTGCTATTTTTAGCGATTACATTGCATAATATTCCTGAAGGTATGGCTATCGGTGTTGCTTTCGGTGGTGTTGCAACTGGAAATGAAGGCGCAACATTATTAGGCGCACTCGGCTTAGCAATCGGTATCGGTATACAAAATATTCCAGAAGGCGCAGCACTCTCGATGCCAATCCGTGCATCAGGTTTATCAAGATGGAAGTCATTTAACTATGGTCAAGCTTCAGCTTTAGTTGAACCTGTATTTGCAATGTTAGGTGCATTACTAGTTGTCATCGCGACACCAGTTTTACCATATGCATTAGCATTCGCAGCCGGCGCAATGATATTTGTCGTTGTAGAAGAACTCATCCCCGAATCACAGTCAGGTAACAACACTGACTTAGCAACATTAGGATTAATGGGTGGCTTTACAATAATGATGATACTAGACGTCGCCTTAGGTTAG
- a CDS encoding ABC-F family ATP-binding cassette domain-containing protein, with translation MESYKIEKLNKQYGDKIIFDDLDLSISYKERIGLVGINGTGKSTLLKVIANIDDDYDAKTSYPNQYQIAYASQKPELDESLTVIDEVLNNETEMTKVISKYENALNQYQQTGESKDLDLMMKYQSDMDRLNAWDYSADVKTILSKLGINDYLKKMATLSGGQKKRVALAKELIRKPDLLLLDEPTNHLDIEGIEWLVNYIKQYPHTIMFATHDRHFLNQVSTRIVELSNGKLTSYPGNYEAYIEARAEKEEIEAQQHVKKKALYKQELHWMRQGAKARSTKQQARIQRFNTLEEDLSNRKTQGEASLNLAHSRLGKQVFELDDISKSVGDRKLFEHFTTIIQKGDRIGIVGENGAGKTTLLNIISGLDQTFEGNLITGQTVKIAYFKQQDESLTSDKRMIDYLREESEVAKEKDGTVVSVTQLLERFLFPSQTHGTQINKLSGGEQKRLYLLKLLVHEPNVLILDEPTNDLDTETLTILEAYINEFGGTVITVSHDRYFLNKVANKYWYIHDQQIEPMLGTFEDYLEYKRALEKKATQQHKEVQKTETKPKTSARLSFKEKRELEQLEKNIEYIETRLEEIDQEMVEHATNYEKLNELANEKTSIETQYEEDYMRWSSLSDRL, from the coding sequence ATGGAATCATATAAAATTGAAAAACTTAATAAGCAATATGGTGACAAAATTATATTTGATGATTTAGATTTATCCATTTCTTACAAAGAACGCATTGGTTTAGTTGGAATCAATGGAACAGGGAAAAGTACTTTGCTTAAAGTTATTGCAAATATTGATGATGATTATGATGCAAAGACATCTTATCCTAACCAATATCAAATTGCATATGCAAGCCAAAAGCCTGAACTTGATGAATCTTTAACAGTAATCGATGAAGTATTAAATAACGAAACTGAAATGACGAAAGTGATTTCTAAATACGAAAATGCTTTAAATCAATATCAACAGACTGGTGAATCTAAAGATTTAGATCTTATGATGAAATATCAATCTGATATGGATCGATTAAATGCATGGGATTACAGTGCAGACGTTAAAACTATTCTATCAAAACTAGGTATAAATGACTATCTTAAAAAAATGGCTACATTAAGCGGTGGACAGAAAAAAAGAGTTGCACTAGCAAAAGAATTAATACGTAAACCAGATTTATTATTATTAGATGAACCGACAAACCATTTAGACATTGAAGGAATTGAATGGCTTGTTAACTATATTAAACAATACCCCCACACAATCATGTTTGCTACACATGATCGTCATTTCTTAAATCAAGTTTCTACAAGAATTGTTGAACTTTCAAATGGTAAACTCACAAGTTATCCAGGTAATTATGAAGCGTATATTGAAGCAAGAGCTGAAAAAGAAGAAATTGAAGCACAACAACATGTTAAAAAGAAAGCGCTGTATAAACAAGAATTGCATTGGATGAGACAAGGTGCTAAAGCTAGATCAACAAAACAACAAGCGAGAATCCAAAGATTTAATACGTTAGAAGAAGATTTATCAAACAGAAAAACACAAGGTGAAGCAAGTTTGAATTTAGCGCATTCACGCCTTGGTAAACAAGTATTTGAGTTAGACGATATTTCTAAATCTGTCGGAGATAGAAAGTTATTTGAACACTTTACAACAATTATTCAAAAAGGCGATAGAATTGGTATTGTTGGAGAAAATGGTGCAGGTAAAACAACATTACTCAATATTATTAGTGGATTAGATCAAACTTTTGAAGGTAATCTCATTACTGGTCAAACTGTAAAAATTGCTTATTTTAAACAGCAAGATGAAAGTTTAACTTCAGATAAGAGAATGATTGATTATCTAAGAGAAGAAAGTGAAGTTGCTAAAGAAAAAGATGGCACAGTTGTATCTGTTACGCAGTTGTTAGAAAGATTTCTATTCCCAAGTCAGACGCATGGCACTCAAATTAATAAATTATCAGGTGGAGAACAAAAACGTTTATATTTATTAAAACTATTAGTTCACGAACCGAATGTATTAATTCTTGATGAGCCTACAAACGATTTAGATACTGAAACTTTAACAATATTAGAAGCTTATATTAATGAGTTCGGTGGAACGGTTATAACGGTAAGTCATGATAGATACTTCTTAAATAAAGTGGCCAATAAATACTGGTATATCCATGATCAACAAATTGAACCTATGTTAGGTACATTTGAAGATTATTTAGAATATAAAAGAGCGCTTGAGAAAAAAGCAACACAACAACATAAAGAAGTTCAAAAAACAGAAACGAAGCCTAAGACTTCTGCAAGATTATCGTTCAAAGAAAAGCGTGAACTAGAACAACTCGAGAAAAATATCGAATATATAGAAACAAGATTAGAAGAAATTGACCAAGAAATGGTTGAACATGCAACAAATTATGAAAAATTAAATGAACTCGCAAATGAAAAGACATCAATTGAAACGCAATATGAAGAAGATTATATGCGTTGGTCATCCTTATCAGACAGATTATAA